One Stigmatopora argus isolate UIUO_Sarg chromosome 20, RoL_Sarg_1.0, whole genome shotgun sequence genomic region harbors:
- the rnf150b gene encoding RING finger protein 150, translating to MAPCSVAAACRSLALSTWLLSFCFVHLLCLDFTVAEREEWYTAFVNISYVEPATRSLRSDKSECGRYGEHSPKRDAKGVVVLPAAPNDRQACDPNTGFGVPPIGGAWVALIARGNCTYRDKIRHAAERNASAVVIFNVGSADANDTITMPHPGTGEVVAIMIPEPKGRQVVSLLERNVTVTMSITIGTKNLQKYVSRTSVVFVSISFIVLMIISLAWLVFYYIQRFRYANARDRNQRRLGDAAKKAISKLQVRSLRRGDRETEADFDNCAVCIEGYKPNDVVRVLPCRHLFHKSCVDPWLLDHRTCPMCKMNILKALGIALNGDCLDELPLDYDLALGGAAVPLALEGAVSGAGDGSLGEAGYDMVLDPGVRRMGLPQDYRDPPDNLRDGAVTAGPDPGTGELRPSPGSVSVASLVIAVETGLSDEEASVLASQMGDKS from the exons ATGGCTCCGTGCTCGGTGGCGGCGGCCTGCCGCAGCCTGGCCCTCTCGACGTGGCTGCTGTCCTTCTGCTTCGTCCACTTGCTGTGCCTGGACTTCACCGTGGCCGAACGGGAGGAGTGGTACACGGCCTTTGTCAACATCAGCTACGTGGAGCCCGCCACCAGGTCGCTGCGGAGTGACAAGAGCGAATGCGGCCGCTACGGGGAGCACTCGCCCAAGAGGGACGCCAAGGGGGTGGTGGTCCTGCCCGCCGCGCCGAACGACCGCCAGGCCTGCGACCCCAACACCGGCTTCGGGGTTCCCCCCATCGGGGGGGCCTGGGTGGCGCTCATCGCCCGCGGCAACTGCACCTACCGGGACAAGATCCGGCACGCCGCTGAGCGCAACGCCTCGGCCGTGGTCATCTTCAACGTGGGCTCGGCCGACGCCAACGACACCATCACCATGCCGCACCCCG GTACGGGCGAGGTGGTGGCCATCATGATCCCAGAGCCCAAAGGTCGCCAAGTGGTGTCGCTGCTGGAGCGCAACGTGACGGTCACCATGAGCATCACCATCGGCACCAAGAACCTGCAGAAGTACGTGAGCAGGACCTCGGTGGTGTTCGTGTCCATCTCCTTCATTGTGCTCATGATCATCTCGCTGGCCTGGCTCGTCTTCTACTACATCCAGAGGTTCCGATACGCCAATGCCCGTGATCGCAATCAG CGCCGCCTCGGCGACGCCGCCAAGAAGGCCATCAGCAAGCTCCAGGTGCGCAGCCTCCGAAGGGGCGACCGCGAGACCGAGGCCGACTTTGACAACTGCGCCGTGTGCATCGAAGGCTACAAGCCCAACGACGTAGTCCGTGTCCTGCCGTGCAG ACATTTGTTCCACAAGAGCTGCGTGGACCCGTGGCTCCTGGACCATCGTACGTGTCCCATGTGCAAGATGAACATTCTGAAGGCGCTGGGTATTGCC TTGAACGGCGACTGCCTGGACGAGCTGCCGCTAGACTACGACCTGGCCCTGGGTGGCGCGGCGGTACCCCTGGCGCTGGAAGGCGCCGTTTCCGGAGCGGGTGACGGCTCGCTGGGCGAGGCGGGCTACGACATGGTTCTGGACCCCGGCGTGCGACGAATGGGACTCCCGCAGGACTACCGGGACCCCCCGGACAACCTGCGGGACGGTGCCGTGACGGCCGGTCCCGACCCAGGCACGG GTGAGCTCCGTCCGTCGCCTGGCAGCGTCTCGGTGGCTTCGCTGGTGATCGCCGTGGAAACGGGGCTTTCCGATGAGGAGGCATCCGTTCTAGCTTCGCAGATGGGCGACAAATCTTAA
- the sh3tc1 gene encoding SH3 domain and tetratricopeptide repeat-containing protein 1 isoform X1, with amino-acid sequence MDKIGRHDKLGSVFSGDGWTDLKRRSEEKHHLTALPVRLDVVTGVERLPASEPLQEMLRGKLRIQQAHSAPLAALLMEASSHLVAIDSEDQVIFLSFKTLEEVWKFTTYDALGLLGHFMERLLFDPKTWLLASEEHLGINVSVPQDQFPLLYTRVLLREGSLFARCATSQMFDGRTSGGDLHLEPGDVALFQPPLLDSGWTVLRLADGARGTAAEPALEPLAPFHQWFLKSCAESVLLGDGMSTWDFPLHFATGTCSVKTQYDAESPDELSLVPGDSVAVVGRLVSCHGWFLGEKEDTKEVGLVRTSQVEPSSDAHDSGDVLLHEEELSFVALREDHVLEEALTLLQRMSQRQTGSNYKLDVFGLQDSEWTQWREPPTTLEPAVEENTERAGPRTREGATDSAEDRPANLDPRFDFHPPEDGQLLENVSSLLSLLEARDFREHFRVLYTQSPKLLSSSVFGGRWREDELISFLSTARETARKKGFSWAQTRLCFLLGKFCATQTKLSQARVYFEEALGVPRITFEDLRLLAGIYSELAAIYLLQKNAESFYGAAQRLVALLMGTPYCLECVGESWVLEYALKKAIVSQNVMAEARACYLLAMHHWTREERRKAVPYLERFLVLGAGAQSKVSCGEVSLTLARLCKEAGLPYLSVSSAGKAWRHPSATLTHCLASLLLVLDPATGKESFPAHLAPCLHRCLSLTDSQAAPRHTSALKRHLTVCLSWLFSQHGMLGRAVRLMRLLVDGAPSPTTAEGRESSLVWLAWLHIRDGQPTVGLRVLDSVLADLPERRATPLQGLVLNMRGVALRGTGDLRGASQSYLAAADVCQSHRDVPNLAVVHANLGLLCLKAGAKRLAREHLTKAVRLFSARAEGYETSFVATLLELGQQCVNQRQVHYGKGCYEWALLLAINSELHECQLSALGHLCHLYERESPDQAHRLIYGLRRVRLLQATPDREQEGEALESVSQLFLSLATHGAYRTALEHTKSSLAIFIDLGHREKEAYGWLRAAKIYHLLGQVELVDLYVQAAQDVALSTGDAEFTLKLLEAAGDIFFDSGRHQDKAMVHYRDRALPIAVRIGASSSRLRLCNKLTQVLLALRLYAEAVTFARAALEISIASGEKRVSVSSSRIRADVPLDSLGERLNERVAHHRLACAYRRLGQCELAEHYFLKTLSLCPAPLQFDEEALYYVRVYRTLGDILFYDLKEPFDAAGYYHLALAAAMDVGSKKWQLLLCTRLAALYHNFLLDRHLSLFFYKKSRSLASELNARRSNVAASGAIGY; translated from the exons ATGGACAAAATCGGACGACACGACAAACTTG GTTCCGTTTTTTCCGGAGATGGCTGGACCGATCTGAAGAGAAGGTCTGAGGAGAAACACCATCTAACAG CTCTGCCCGTGCGCCTGGACGTGGTCACGGGTGTCGAGCGACTTCCTGCGAGCGAGCCGTTGCAGGAAATGCTGCGAGGGAAACTGCGCATTCAGCAGGCCCACAGCGCTCCACTCGCCGCCCTGTTGATG GAGGCGTCTTCTCACCTGGTGGCTATCGATAGCGAAGACCAAGTCATTTTTCTGAGCTTCAAAACATTGGAAGAAGTGTGGAAGTTCACAACCTATGACGCCTTGG GTCTGCTCGGTCATTTCATGGAGCGTCTGTTGTTCGACCCAAAGACGTGGCTCCTCGCCTCGGAAGAACATCTGGGAATCAACGTTTCCGTCCCGCAGGACCAGTTTCCACTTCTCTACACGCGCGTTCTCCTGCGAGAAG GGTCGCTGTTTGCGCGTTGCGCCACCAGCCAGATGTTCGACGGCCGCACCTCTGGAGGAGATCTTCACCTGGAGCCGGGCGACGTGGCGCTCTTCCAACCGCCCCTCCTCGACTCGGGCTGGACCGTTCTCCGCCTAGCCGACGGGGCTAGAGGCACCGCCGCCGAACCTGCCTTGGAGCCCCTGGCGCCCTTTCACCA GTGGTTCCTCAAGTCTTGTGCGGAGAGCGTCTTGCTTGGAGATGGGATGTCGACATGGGACTTCCCACTACACTTTG CCACGGGGACATGTTCGGTGAAGACGCAGTACGACGCGGAAAGTCCGGACGAGCTGAGCTTGGTACCCGGGGACAGCGTCGCCGTCGTGGGACGGCTGGTGTCCTGCCACGGCTGGTTCTTGGGCGAGAAGGAGGACACCAAGGAAGTGGGCCTGGTCAGGACGAGCCAGGTGGAACCATCTAGCGACGCCCACGA TTCCGGAGATGTTCTTCTCCACGAGGAAGAATTGAGCTTCGTCGCTCTCCGTGAGGACCACGTCTTGGAGGAAGCGCTGACCTTGCTCCAGAGGATGTCTCAACGTCAAACTGGAAGCAACTACAAACTAG ATGTGTTTGGCCTTCAAGACTCTGAGTGGACTCAGTGGA GAGAACCTCCGACGACACTTGAACCGGCCGTCGAGGAAAATACGGAGCGTGCTGGGCCGAGGACACGCGAGGGTGCGACTGACTCCGCCGAAGACCGACCCGCGAACCTCGATCCTCGTTTCGACTTTCATCCGCCTGAAGATGGGCAACTCTTGGAGAACGTCTCTTCGCTCCTGTCACTTTTGGAAGCACGGGATTTCAGAGAACACTTTAGAGTCCTTTACACGCAAAGTCCCAAACTTCTGTCCTCGTCGGTCTTCGGCGGGCGCTGGCGGGAGGACGAGTTGATTTCCTTTCTGTCCACGGCTAGGGAAACGGCTCGAAAGAAAGGCTTCTCGTGGGCCCAGACTCGTTTGTGCTTCCTCTTGGGCAAGTTCTGCGCCACCCAGACCAAGTTGAGCCAGGCCCGCGTTTATTTTGAGGAGGCTCTGGGCGTCCCTCGCATCACTTTTGAGGATCTCCGGCTGCTGGCGGGCATTTATTCCGAGCTGGCCGCCATTTATCTTTTACAGAAGAATGCGGAGAGCTTCTACGGCGCGGCCCAGCGACTCGTGGCCTTGTTGATGGGAACGCCGTACTGCCTGGAATGCGTCGGGGAAAGTTGGGTTCTGGAATACGCCCTGAAGAAAGCAATTGTGTCTCAAAACGTCATGGCCGAGGCCCGAGCTTGTTATCTTCTGGCCATGCATCATTGGACTCGTGAAGAACGCAGGAAAGCCGTCCCCTACCTGGAGAGGTTCCTTGTTCTTGGCGCCGGAGCTCAGTCGAAGGTGTCCTGCGGCGAAGTATCTCTAACCCTGGCGAGGCTGTGTAAGGAAGCGGGCCTGCCCTATCTGAGCGTTAGCTCGGCCGGAAAAGCCTGGCGCCATCCTTCCGCCACGTTGACGCACTGCCTCGCCAGCCTTCTCCTGGTTTTGGACCCCGCCACGGGGAAGGAGTCCTTCCCGGCTCACTTGGCTCCATGTTTGCACCGCTGCCTTTCTTTGACCGACAGCCAAGCGGCGCCACGCCACACCTCGGCGTTGAAGCGCCATCTGACCGTTTGCCTTTCATGGCTCTTTTCCCAGCACGGGATGCTCGGCCGCGCCGTCCGACTGATGCGCCTTCTCGTGGACGGCGCGCCTTCGCCGACGACCGCGGAGGGACGGGAGAGCTCCCTCGTCTGGCTGGCGTGGCTCCACATCCGGGACGGTCAACCGACGGTGGGGCTTCGCGTCTTGGACTCGGTCTTGGCCGATCTGCCGGAGCGCCGCGCCACGCCGCTGCAAG GGCTGGTGCTCAACATGCGCGGCGTGGCTCTCAGGGGCACGGGGGACCTTCGCGGGGCGTCGCAGAGCTACCTCGCCGCGGCGGATGTCTGTCAGTCGCACCGAGACGTCCCCAACCTGGCCGTCGTTCACGCCAATCTCG GCCTGCTGTGTCTCAAGGCTGGGGCGAAAAGACTGGCGCGGGAGCACCTGACGAAGGCGGTCCGGCTCTTCTCGGCGCGAGCCGAAGGCTACGAGACGAGCTTCGTCGCCACGCTGCTGGAGCTGGGACAACAATGCGTGAACCAACGACAGGTGCATTACGGGAAAGGCTGCTACGAGTGGGCTTTGCTACTGGCCATCAACTCCGAACTCCACGAGT GCCAGCTGAGCGCACTGGGACATCTGTGTCACTTGTACGAGCGGGAGAGTCCGGACCAGGCCCACCGTCTCATCTACGGCCTGCGGCGGGTCCGTCTGCTTCAGGCAACGCCAGACCGGGAACAGGAAGGTGAGGCGCTGGAGTCCGTCAGCCAGCTCTTCCTCTCGCTGGCCACGCACGG GGCCTACCGCACCGCTCTGGAGCACACCAAGAGCAGCCTGGCCATTTTCATCGACCTGGGCCACAGAGAGAAGGAGGCGTACGGGTGGTTGCGGGCCGCCAAGATCTACCACCTCCTGGGCCAGGTGGAACTCGTGGACCTTTACGTGCAG GCAGCTCAAGACGTCGCTCTGAGCACCGGAGACGCCGAGTTCACCTTGAAGCTCCTGGAGGCCGCCGGAGATATCTTCTTTGACAGCGGACGCCACCAAGACAAGGCCATGGTCCATTACAGG GATCGCGCGCTACCCATCGCGGTGAGAATCGGCGCTTCGTCCAGCCGGCTGAGGTTGTGCAACAAGCTGACGCAAGTCCTGCTCGCCCTCCGGCTGTACGCCGAAGCCGTGACGTTCGCTCGCGCCGCGCTGGAAATCAGCATCGCCTCGGGTGAGAAACGGGTCTCGGTTAGCAGTTCACGGATTCGTGCCGACGTCCCTTTGGATTCTCTAGGGGAGCGCCTGAACGAGCGAGTGGCCCACCACCGCCTGGCGTGCGCGTACCGGCGCTTGGGCCAGTGCGAGCTGGCCGAGCACTACTTCCTGAAAACCTTGAGCCTCTGCCCGGCTCCTCTGCAGTTCGACGAGGAAGCGCTCTACTACGTCAGAGTCTACCGGACCCTCGGGGACATCCTCTTCTACGATCTCAAG GAACCGTTTGACGCGGCGGGCTACTACCATTTGGCGCTGGCGGCAGCCATGGACGTGGGGAGCAAGAAGTGGCAGCTGCTCCTGTGCACCCGCCTCGCCGCCCTCTACCACAACTTCTTGCTGGACCGCCACCTTTCGCTCTTCTTTTACAAGAAGTCCAGAAGCCTGGCCTCGGAACTCAACGCCAGGAGGAGCAACGTGGCGGCCAGCGGCGCCATCGGTTACTAG
- the sh3tc1 gene encoding SH3 domain and tetratricopeptide repeat-containing protein 1 isoform X2, translated as MDKIGRHDKLGSVFSGDGWTDLKRRSEEKHHLTALPVRLDVVTGVERLPASEPLQEMLRGKLRIQQAHSAPLAALLMEASSHLVAIDSEDQVIFLSFKTLEEVWKFTTYDALGLLGHFMERLLFDPKTWLLASEEHLGINVSVPQDQFPLLYTRVLLREGSLFARCATSQMFDGRTSGGDLHLEPGDVALFQPPLLDSGWTVLRLADGARGTAAEPALEPLAPFHQWFLKSCAESVLLGDGMSTWDFPLHFATGTCSVKTQYDAESPDELSLVPGDSVAVVGRLVSCHGWFLGEKEDTKEVGLVRTSQVEPSSDAHDSGDVLLHEEELSFVALREDHVLEEALTLLQRMSQRQTGSNYKLDVFGLQDSEWTQWREPPTTLEPAVEENTERAGPRTREGATDSAEDRPANLDPRFDFHPPEDGQLLENVSSLLSLLEARDFREHFRVLYTQSPKLLSSSVFGGRWREDELISFLSTARETARKKGFSWAQTRLCFLLGKFCATQTKLSQARVYFEEALGVPRITFEDLRLLAGIYSELAAIYLLQKNAESFYGAAQRLVALLMGTPYCLECVGESWVLEYALKKAIVSQNVMAEARACYLLAMHHWTREERRKAVPYLERFLVLGAGAQSKVSCGEVSLTLARLCKEAGLPYLSVSSAGKAWRHPSATLTHCLASLLLVLDPATGKESFPAHLAPCLHRCLSLTDSQAAPRHTSALKRHLTVCLSWLFSQHGMLGRAVRLMRLLVDGAPSPTTAEGRESSLVWLAWLHIRDGQPTVGLRVLDSVLADLPERRATPLQGLVLNMRGVALRGTGDLRGASQSYLAAADVCQSHRDVPNLAVVHANLGLLCLKAGAKRLAREHLTKAVRLFSARAEGYETSFVATLLELGQQCVNQRQVHYGKGCYEWALLLAINSELHECQLSALGHLCHLYERESPDQAHRLIYGLRRVRLLQATPDREQEGEALESVSQLFLSLATHGAYRTALEHTKSSLAIFIDLGHREKEAYGWLRAAKIYHLLGQVELVDLYVQLKTSL; from the exons ATGGACAAAATCGGACGACACGACAAACTTG GTTCCGTTTTTTCCGGAGATGGCTGGACCGATCTGAAGAGAAGGTCTGAGGAGAAACACCATCTAACAG CTCTGCCCGTGCGCCTGGACGTGGTCACGGGTGTCGAGCGACTTCCTGCGAGCGAGCCGTTGCAGGAAATGCTGCGAGGGAAACTGCGCATTCAGCAGGCCCACAGCGCTCCACTCGCCGCCCTGTTGATG GAGGCGTCTTCTCACCTGGTGGCTATCGATAGCGAAGACCAAGTCATTTTTCTGAGCTTCAAAACATTGGAAGAAGTGTGGAAGTTCACAACCTATGACGCCTTGG GTCTGCTCGGTCATTTCATGGAGCGTCTGTTGTTCGACCCAAAGACGTGGCTCCTCGCCTCGGAAGAACATCTGGGAATCAACGTTTCCGTCCCGCAGGACCAGTTTCCACTTCTCTACACGCGCGTTCTCCTGCGAGAAG GGTCGCTGTTTGCGCGTTGCGCCACCAGCCAGATGTTCGACGGCCGCACCTCTGGAGGAGATCTTCACCTGGAGCCGGGCGACGTGGCGCTCTTCCAACCGCCCCTCCTCGACTCGGGCTGGACCGTTCTCCGCCTAGCCGACGGGGCTAGAGGCACCGCCGCCGAACCTGCCTTGGAGCCCCTGGCGCCCTTTCACCA GTGGTTCCTCAAGTCTTGTGCGGAGAGCGTCTTGCTTGGAGATGGGATGTCGACATGGGACTTCCCACTACACTTTG CCACGGGGACATGTTCGGTGAAGACGCAGTACGACGCGGAAAGTCCGGACGAGCTGAGCTTGGTACCCGGGGACAGCGTCGCCGTCGTGGGACGGCTGGTGTCCTGCCACGGCTGGTTCTTGGGCGAGAAGGAGGACACCAAGGAAGTGGGCCTGGTCAGGACGAGCCAGGTGGAACCATCTAGCGACGCCCACGA TTCCGGAGATGTTCTTCTCCACGAGGAAGAATTGAGCTTCGTCGCTCTCCGTGAGGACCACGTCTTGGAGGAAGCGCTGACCTTGCTCCAGAGGATGTCTCAACGTCAAACTGGAAGCAACTACAAACTAG ATGTGTTTGGCCTTCAAGACTCTGAGTGGACTCAGTGGA GAGAACCTCCGACGACACTTGAACCGGCCGTCGAGGAAAATACGGAGCGTGCTGGGCCGAGGACACGCGAGGGTGCGACTGACTCCGCCGAAGACCGACCCGCGAACCTCGATCCTCGTTTCGACTTTCATCCGCCTGAAGATGGGCAACTCTTGGAGAACGTCTCTTCGCTCCTGTCACTTTTGGAAGCACGGGATTTCAGAGAACACTTTAGAGTCCTTTACACGCAAAGTCCCAAACTTCTGTCCTCGTCGGTCTTCGGCGGGCGCTGGCGGGAGGACGAGTTGATTTCCTTTCTGTCCACGGCTAGGGAAACGGCTCGAAAGAAAGGCTTCTCGTGGGCCCAGACTCGTTTGTGCTTCCTCTTGGGCAAGTTCTGCGCCACCCAGACCAAGTTGAGCCAGGCCCGCGTTTATTTTGAGGAGGCTCTGGGCGTCCCTCGCATCACTTTTGAGGATCTCCGGCTGCTGGCGGGCATTTATTCCGAGCTGGCCGCCATTTATCTTTTACAGAAGAATGCGGAGAGCTTCTACGGCGCGGCCCAGCGACTCGTGGCCTTGTTGATGGGAACGCCGTACTGCCTGGAATGCGTCGGGGAAAGTTGGGTTCTGGAATACGCCCTGAAGAAAGCAATTGTGTCTCAAAACGTCATGGCCGAGGCCCGAGCTTGTTATCTTCTGGCCATGCATCATTGGACTCGTGAAGAACGCAGGAAAGCCGTCCCCTACCTGGAGAGGTTCCTTGTTCTTGGCGCCGGAGCTCAGTCGAAGGTGTCCTGCGGCGAAGTATCTCTAACCCTGGCGAGGCTGTGTAAGGAAGCGGGCCTGCCCTATCTGAGCGTTAGCTCGGCCGGAAAAGCCTGGCGCCATCCTTCCGCCACGTTGACGCACTGCCTCGCCAGCCTTCTCCTGGTTTTGGACCCCGCCACGGGGAAGGAGTCCTTCCCGGCTCACTTGGCTCCATGTTTGCACCGCTGCCTTTCTTTGACCGACAGCCAAGCGGCGCCACGCCACACCTCGGCGTTGAAGCGCCATCTGACCGTTTGCCTTTCATGGCTCTTTTCCCAGCACGGGATGCTCGGCCGCGCCGTCCGACTGATGCGCCTTCTCGTGGACGGCGCGCCTTCGCCGACGACCGCGGAGGGACGGGAGAGCTCCCTCGTCTGGCTGGCGTGGCTCCACATCCGGGACGGTCAACCGACGGTGGGGCTTCGCGTCTTGGACTCGGTCTTGGCCGATCTGCCGGAGCGCCGCGCCACGCCGCTGCAAG GGCTGGTGCTCAACATGCGCGGCGTGGCTCTCAGGGGCACGGGGGACCTTCGCGGGGCGTCGCAGAGCTACCTCGCCGCGGCGGATGTCTGTCAGTCGCACCGAGACGTCCCCAACCTGGCCGTCGTTCACGCCAATCTCG GCCTGCTGTGTCTCAAGGCTGGGGCGAAAAGACTGGCGCGGGAGCACCTGACGAAGGCGGTCCGGCTCTTCTCGGCGCGAGCCGAAGGCTACGAGACGAGCTTCGTCGCCACGCTGCTGGAGCTGGGACAACAATGCGTGAACCAACGACAGGTGCATTACGGGAAAGGCTGCTACGAGTGGGCTTTGCTACTGGCCATCAACTCCGAACTCCACGAGT GCCAGCTGAGCGCACTGGGACATCTGTGTCACTTGTACGAGCGGGAGAGTCCGGACCAGGCCCACCGTCTCATCTACGGCCTGCGGCGGGTCCGTCTGCTTCAGGCAACGCCAGACCGGGAACAGGAAGGTGAGGCGCTGGAGTCCGTCAGCCAGCTCTTCCTCTCGCTGGCCACGCACGG GGCCTACCGCACCGCTCTGGAGCACACCAAGAGCAGCCTGGCCATTTTCATCGACCTGGGCCACAGAGAGAAGGAGGCGTACGGGTGGTTGCGGGCCGCCAAGATCTACCACCTCCTGGGCCAGGTGGAACTCGTGGACCTTTACGTGCAG CTCAAGACGTCGCTCTGA
- the ache gene encoding acetylcholinesterase, protein MWSAVVLFSVLVLGVSSQSEADLTVMTRAGLVHGVHTPVLERGHVTAFLGIPFAEPPLGNRRFRPAEPQRPWKGVYDAHHYPNACFQFVDTTFPGFMGSEMWNPNREMNEDCLYLNVWVPPSPRPHNLTVMVWIYGGGFYSGSSSLDVYDGRYLAYSETVIVVSMNYRIGAFGFLALDGSSEAPGNVGLLDQRMALQWVQDNIHSFGGNPKQVTIFGESAGGASVGFHLLSPDSRPVFTRAILQSGVPNTPWATVSPAEARRRAMQLAKLVGCNGGNDTEIVDCLRGKTPHELIDQEFQVLPWMSIFRFSFVPVVDGDFVPDTPEAMLNSGNFKDTQVLLGVNQDEGTYFLLYGAPGFSKDNDSLISRGDFLEGAKLSVPHANDIGLEAVVLQYTDWMDENNGAKNRDALDDIVGDHNVICPLAFFARAFAQHNALKPNAGVFLYLFDHRASNLPWPEWMGVIHGYEIEFVFGLPLEKRFNYTQDEEKLSRRTMRYWANFARSGNPNVNVDGTVESRKRWPQFTVAEQKYVALNTEPVKVHRGLRNQMCAFWNHFLPRLLNITDNIDEAERQWKVEFHRWSSYMMHWKSQFDHYSKQERCADL, encoded by the exons ATGTGGAGCGCCGTCGTCCTCTTCTCCGTCCTCGTTCTCGGCGTGTCGTCCCAGAGCGAGGCGGACCTCACCGTCATGACCCGCGCCGGCCTGGTCCACGGCGTCCACACGCCGGTGCTGGAACGGGGCCACGTCACCGCCTTCCTGGGAATCCCCTTCGCCGAACCGCCCCTGGGGAATCGGCGTTTCCGCCCGGCGGAGCCCCAGCGTCCCTGGAAGGGGGTCTACGACGCCCATCACTACCCCAACGCCTGCTTCCAGTTCGTGGACACCACCTTCCCCGGTTTCATGGGCAGCGAGATGTGGAACCCCAACAGGGAGATGAACGAGGACTGTCTCTACCTCAACGTGTGGGTGCCCCCGTCGCCCAGACCTCACAATCTCACCGTCATGGTTTGGATCTACGGTGGAG GATTCTACAGCGGTTCTTCCTCCTTGGACGTGTACGACGGCCGTTACCTGGCGTATAGCGAAACGGTCATTGTGGTCTCCATGAACTACCGCATCGGGGCCTTCGGTTTCTTGGCGCTGGACGGCTCCTCGGAGGCCCCCGGCAACGTTGGCCTCCTGGACCAGAGGATGGCCTTGCAGTGGGTCCAAGACAACATCCACAGCTTTGGGGGGAACCCAAAACAG GTGACCATCTTCGGGGAGAGCGCCGGCGGCGCCTCGGTGGGATTCCACCTGCTGTCTCCGGACAGCCGGCCCGTCTTCACCAGAGCCATCCTCCAGAGCGGCGTCCCCAACACCCCCTGGGCCACCGTCAGTCCGGCGGAGGCGCGCAGGCGGGCCATGCAGCTGGCCAAACTGGTGGGCTGCAACGGGGGGAATGACACCGAGATCGTGGACTGCCTCCGTGGCAAAACGCCTCACGAACTCATCGATCAGGAGTTTCAG GTCCTCCCTTGGATGTCCATCTTTCGCTTTTCTTTCGTCCCCGTCGTGGACGGCGACTTCGTGCCCGACACGCCGGAGGCCATGCTCAACTCGGGCAACTTTAAGGACACTCAGGTCCTGCTGGGGGTCAACCAGGACGAAGGCACCTACTTCTTGCTGTACGGCGCTCCCGGCTTCAGCAAGGACAACGACAGCCTCATCTCCAGAGGGGACTTCCTGGAAG GCGCCAAGCTGAGCGTCCCCCACGCCAACGACATCGGCCTGGAGGCGGTGGTGCTGCAGTACACCGACTGGATGGACGAGAACAACGGAGCCAAGAACCGCGACGCTTTGGACGACATCGTGGGTGATCACAATGTCATCTGCCCCCTGGCTTTCTTTGCCCGCGCCTTCGCCCAGCACAACGCTCTCAAACCCAATGCAG GGGTGTTTCTCTACCTATTTGACCACCGGGCGTCCAACCTACCCTGGCCCGAGTGGATGGGCGTGATCCACGGCTACGAGATCGAGTTTGTGTTTGGCCTTCCCTTGGAGAAGAGGTTCAACTACACCCAGGACGAGGAGAAACTCAGTCGACGCACCATGAGATACTGGGCCAACTTTGCGCGATCCGG CAACCCCAACGTCAACGTGGACGGGACGGTGGAGAGCCGGAAGCGCTGGCCGCAGTTCACCGTGGCCGAACAGAAGTACGTGGCGCTCAACACGGAGCCGGTCAAGGTTCACCGGGGTCTCCGGAACCAGATGTGCGCTTTCTGGAACCACTTCCTGCCGCGCCTCCTCAACATCACCG ACAACATCGACGAGGCTGAACGCCAGTGGAAGGTGGAGTTCCACCGCTGGTCGTCCTACATGATGCACTGGAAGAGCCAGTTCGACCATTACAGCAAGCAGGAACGCTGCGCCGACCTCTGA